Genomic segment of Rhodococcus sp. W8901:
ACACTTGTCCTCGAAATTCCGTGCGAAGATGCACCATTCCCACAGCCCTGGTCCGAGTCGATGCCACACCATCGCGGCCATGCTTACTCGCGATCTCCACCGTCACCGCTCCGCGACCGCAAGAGACCGTCATCGCGGACGCTGCAGGCACTCGGTGCCGGTTCGTGCCAAGCATCGTGGTTTCGGGCAGCCGTGCGACCGACCGACAACGATCGCTAGCCCGGCACATTCGGGCGATGACGACCTTCACCGAGGTATGGCGTGCGTATATGCCGCTCCTTCGTGACGTCGCACTGGCTACTGCGGCGGCTGTTCGCCCGCCACAGGGCCTGCTGGATCGACAAGAAGCGGAGAGGGCGACAACCCCCGTGGACAGAGGAGTTGCGCGAGGTCTACTCCCTCCACGACGGAGTGGACGTGCCCGGCATCGTCGGCGCAGACACCCGCTCACCGGCCTCGTCGCTCGGTTCCGCAGCCTCCGCGAGATACGGGCCACCACCAACGGATCCGCCGGCAACACCTGATATCTCCACGCCGAGCAGCAGCGTTCGAAGCGTCGCCAATCCGACACGTACGCCCGCCGGGTGTTCTCCGACTTCGACGCCCCCACCGCCCGACCCACCAGCGCGGACTCGGCGGTCAACCCCACCGCAGGTGCACTTGCGGTGGGGTTGACCGCCACCAGTCCCTGTCTGGGGTCGTCACCACCATCGGTGTCGCGCAGCATTACCCGAGCAGGTTTGACGGTCACACCGACACTCCCGCGGACGACCAGACAACTTCCGCGACTGGGTCGCGATAACTGCAAGACGGGGCCGAGTGATGGTTAACCATGAGTACCATCACTCTGGCCCATAGATCATCTACTCGGACATGAAGGCGATGGACTCTGGCGTTCTCATGCTCGCGGTGGGGGGGTGAACTGTCTTCTCGACGACCGTGAAGTCAAGGTATCCCAGGCGTGCAAGCGGACGCATCTTCTCGATGTCGAGCATACCGTCGGTGAGGAAGTTCTCATCGATGTGGATTCCGATCACCTGGGCGATCAGCAGGTAGGTGGACGACTCAGGTGTGGCACCAGGCAGGAAGATCGATTGCTGAAGCTTGCATTCGAACTGCACCGGGGCTCCGGCCACGAGCGGAGCCTTGATTAGCGTCGACGGGACGGACTCCAGCCCTGCGTAGTCGAACTCACTGACGGCAGGGGGGAGGTCATGATTGGTCATGACGATCTCGTCGAAATGACGCTCGGTGGCCATGCTCCAGCCCAGTTCGCCGGTTGCCATCGCGTTGGCGGCGGTGTCCTTCGGGCGACCGTCCGGTTGGCAGTTCACCGCCACTGAGATCGTCGGCGGGTCCCACGTCACGTTCTGAAATTGACTGTAAGGGGCTAGGTTCGGCACTCCGTTCGCGTCCACCGTCGACATCCAGCCGATAGGTCGCGGCACACAGGACGCCTTGAATGGGTTGTACGGCAGTCCGCTCGATTCGACTTCCGGCCTGTAGAACATCTGCATCTCCTGTCCGAAACCGGCACCATGCCAGCAACCAGCTAACTTCAGTATTTGTAGCAGAGTAGCGACATCAGTCGTTCGATGTTAAACAAAGCGCGCAAAGCTGACTCTTCAGCACAGGCGTCCACGCGACCCAACGGATCCGACCATATGGCGACGGCCGGGCCTAAACGAACGTTCCCGACCGAAACTGAATGAATGCAGTCGATCGTCGCGACACCCCGATGACTGAGGTGTTGATGAGAAGACAGGCGGGATGGATGAATGAACTCACTGGCCGGGCGCGATGAATTGACTAGGTTCATCACCGCCGTTTCGGCGCGGAATCCAGCCCTTCAAATAACCAGTGGGGCTTGATCATCGAGTCGTCAGAAGTAGTCCCCAATCCGGTTCACTGTCCGCGACGGCGCAGCGGTAGAGCTTGCGTTTCACGGCGCGGT
This window contains:
- a CDS encoding flavin reductase family protein — protein: MFYRPEVESSGLPYNPFKASCVPRPIGWMSTVDANGVPNLAPYSQFQNVTWDPPTISVAVNCQPDGRPKDTAANAMATGELGWSMATERHFDEIVMTNHDLPPAVSEFDYAGLESVPSTLIKAPLVAGAPVQFECKLQQSIFLPGATPESSTYLLIAQVIGIHIDENFLTDGMLDIEKMRPLARLGYLDFTVVEKTVHPPTASMRTPESIAFMSE